In one window of Gemmatimonadota bacterium DNA:
- a CDS encoding MFS transporter codes for MRPSTFADLSILLALWFMMFAASSQTIIMTPILPIVEEQFSVPREYLGALVSAYSVMLGLCALVTGPLSDAMGRRRILMIGTGAMCVTLFLHSLVTDFASLLLIRSLSGMAAGILSGVAPAYIGDHFPPERRGWANGVVMTAVAVGQIVGIPGGTILADRFGFAAPFVSFAAPMVISFVLVCTLARQPAVARAHLSSIGSVVKRYASMFTTPATAAAIGAYSVMFSGIAFYVIYLVVWIKETFGVTNDEVASLFVIAGIASVIVGPWAGRLSDRIGRKVLVVGGCLGLFVLMTLTTAIMTDFWIAYPLFFLIMVLVSARMGPFQALLSEIVPAQRRGSLMSLSIATGQLAMGLCSAAAGVVYTEVGYVFSSLIGGTGMLAMGFIIWRFIPETRRASRG; via the coding sequence ATGCGACCGAGTACTTTCGCCGACCTGAGCATACTGCTGGCGCTATGGTTCATGATGTTCGCCGCGAGCAGCCAGACGATCATCATGACGCCGATACTGCCCATCGTGGAGGAGCAGTTCAGCGTGCCCCGGGAATACCTGGGCGCCCTGGTTTCGGCCTACTCGGTCATGCTCGGTCTGTGCGCGCTGGTCACCGGTCCGCTGTCGGACGCGATGGGCAGGAGACGTATCCTCATGATCGGCACCGGGGCCATGTGCGTGACCCTTTTCTTGCACAGCTTAGTTACGGACTTTGCCTCCCTGTTGCTTATCCGGTCACTGTCCGGCATGGCCGCCGGCATACTCAGCGGCGTCGCGCCGGCCTATATCGGGGATCATTTTCCGCCGGAGCGGCGGGGCTGGGCCAACGGCGTGGTCATGACCGCCGTTGCCGTGGGACAGATCGTGGGCATTCCGGGCGGAACCATCCTGGCCGACCGATTCGGCTTTGCCGCGCCTTTCGTTAGTTTCGCGGCGCCGATGGTGATTTCCTTCGTCCTGGTCTGCACCCTGGCACGGCAGCCGGCCGTAGCCCGGGCGCATCTGTCCTCGATCGGATCGGTCGTCAAGCGCTACGCGTCCATGTTCACGACGCCGGCGACCGCGGCGGCCATCGGCGCCTACAGCGTGATGTTCTCGGGGATCGCCTTCTACGTGATCTACCTGGTCGTGTGGATCAAGGAGACCTTCGGGGTGACCAACGACGAGGTCGCGTCCCTGTTCGTGATCGCCGGTATTGCCAGTGTCATCGTGGGACCCTGGGCCGGACGCCTATCGGACCGGATCGGCCGGAAGGTCCTGGTCGTGGGCGGCTGCCTGGGACTCTTCGTCCTCATGACCCTGACGACGGCCATCATGACGGATTTCTGGATCGCCTACCCGCTCTTTTTCCTCATCATGGTGCTCGTGTCGGCCCGTATGGGACCCTTTCAGGCGCTGCTGTCCGAGATCGTGCCGGCGCAGCGGCGCGGTTCGCTGATGAGCCTGAGTATCGCGACCGGCCAGCTCGCCATGGGACTGTGCAGCGCGGCGGCGGGCGTCGTCTATACAGAGGTCGGTTACGTATTCAGTTCCTTGATCGGAGGCACGGGCATGCTCGCTATGGGGTTCATCATTTGGCGGTTCATCCCCGAAACGCGGAGGGCATCGAGGGGGTAA
- a CDS encoding alpha/beta hydrolase, producing MEGLLVLEKRTGYVEANDGVRLYYEDTGSGIPVFLIHGGGLSLGWWRKQVPALSQRFRVIAAETRGNGRSDKTPWGHRTARYAMDVRQIIKTLDLHDATLVGWSIGARTVLSYIELFRNYRLKGVVLVDEVPSIEVHGPPDPPEPDAESPTVDDIERKRWELRKMFVSLDVPDAELDLLLEESRENTPAQGVTLGPDYQAQDWRPMLPSIDLPVLIATGGKSGAYPGCKYMYEHIPGARMEVFEDSGHALFYEEPDRFNAVVTEFIDGLHAVSP from the coding sequence ATAGAGGGCTTGCTGGTATTGGAGAAACGCACCGGTTACGTCGAAGCAAACGACGGCGTTCGTCTCTACTATGAAGACACAGGATCCGGTATACCCGTCTTCCTGATCCACGGCGGCGGGTTGAGCCTGGGTTGGTGGCGCAAGCAGGTTCCGGCCCTGAGCCAGCGATTCCGGGTCATTGCCGCCGAGACCCGGGGCAACGGCCGGTCGGACAAGACCCCGTGGGGACATCGCACGGCCCGGTACGCCATGGACGTGCGCCAGATCATCAAAACGCTCGATCTCCACGACGCCACGCTGGTCGGCTGGTCCATCGGCGCCCGTACCGTCCTTTCCTACATCGAACTCTTCCGAAATTACCGGCTCAAAGGGGTGGTGCTGGTGGACGAAGTGCCCAGCATCGAAGTCCATGGTCCGCCTGATCCGCCCGAGCCCGATGCCGAATCCCCAACTGTGGACGATATCGAACGAAAGCGATGGGAACTGAGGAAGATGTTCGTCTCCCTCGATGTCCCGGACGCCGAACTGGACTTGCTGCTGGAGGAAAGCAGGGAAAACACGCCGGCCCAGGGCGTCACCCTCGGCCCCGACTACCAGGCGCAGGACTGGCGTCCCATGCTGCCATCCATCGACCTTCCGGTCCTGATTGCGACGGGCGGCAAGAGCGGCGCTTACCCGGGCTGCAAGTACATGTACGAACACATCCCGGGTGCGCGCATGGAAGTCTTCGAGGACAGCGGCCACGCGTTGTTCTACGAGGAGCCCGATCGGTTCAACGCCGTCGTAACCGAGTTCATCGACGGGCTGCATGCGGTGTCGCCCTGA